The window CGCCCGCCGCCCAGCAGCCGGAGGCGGTCGTGCGCGTGTTCGCGGCGCGCACGGTGCGCTGGCGCGGGATCTTCGCGTCTCACTGCTGGATCGTGGTGAAGGCGAAGGGCGCGGACGCCTACACGCGGTACGACTACACAGCCTGGGGACAGCCGATCCGGGTCAACGGCTTCGTGGCCGACGGCCGCTGGTTCGGCCGCGCGCCGGAGCTGGTGTTCGCCGCCGACGGCGCTTTGGCGGAGCGGGCCATCCCCAAGATCCGCGAGGCGATAGCGGGCTATGGGTTCGCCGCGATCGGCGATTACCGCGCCTGGCCCGGGCCGAACTCAAACACCTTCGTGGCGGCCGTGATGGCGGCGGTGCCGGAGCTCGACGCCAAACTGCCGACGACCGCGCTGGGGAAAGATTTTCCCTATGACGGACGTTGGGTCGCCCTGACGCCTTCGAAGACGGGCCTGCGCTTCACCGCGGGCGGCTATGGCGGCGTGACGCTCGGCTGGATGGAAGGCCTGGAGATCAACGTCCTCGGCGCGGTGTTCGGGCTGGAGTTTCGAAGCCCTGCGATCAACTTGCCAGGCTTGGGCCGGTTCGGGTTCGATCGCGCGTAAAAGGGCGGATCGTGCGCCCGGGGTGCGATTTTAATAGACGGCGCCTATTAAAAGATGCCGGCCGTCGTTGCGGTGCAGCAGCATGGCGCATCGCAAATGACCGTTATTTGACAGGCAGGTGGCTCAATCTTTGGGCTGTGCGGGAACGCATGACTGCTCTGCAGATCGCTGCGTTGCAGCATGACCAAGACTTCAGTATACCAATGACGTGGCTGGCGCTTGCGCTGGCCTAGCCCTCCTTGGGCGTTTCCTCCCTAGACTTGGGCCGGCTCTGCCGGCCCTTTTTTTTCCGGAGGGCTTCATGTCCGTCTC is drawn from Methylopila sp. 73B and contains these coding sequences:
- a CDS encoding DUF3750 domain-containing protein; protein product: MILRSIGVLAGSFVVLFLLPLGLSALLYAFGSAPRDWQAADRSSAGLLPPAAQQPEAVVRVFAARTVRWRGIFASHCWIVVKAKGADAYTRYDYTAWGQPIRVNGFVADGRWFGRAPELVFAADGALAERAIPKIREAIAGYGFAAIGDYRAWPGPNSNTFVAAVMAAVPELDAKLPTTALGKDFPYDGRWVALTPSKTGLRFTAGGYGGVTLGWMEGLEINVLGAVFGLEFRSPAINLPGLGRFGFDRA